From Roseibium alexandrii DFL-11, the proteins below share one genomic window:
- a CDS encoding NAD(P)-dependent oxidoreductase: MAKVAFIGLGVMGYPMAGFLKTKGGHDVTVYNRTTAKAEKWAAEYGGAFAKTPQEAAEGCDFVFCCVGNDDDLRSVTTGPDGAFHSLTDGAVFVDNTTASAEVARELYEAAKAKGCGFIDAPVSGGQAGAENGVLTVMCGGDQDVFDKAKPAIDCFSKFVGLMGPSGAGQLTKMCNQICIAGLVQGLSEAVHFAEKADLDVETVISAIRGGAAQSWQMENRWETMRDGKFDYGFAVDWMRKDLGICLKTASDTGARLPVTALVDQFYAEVQAMGGNRWDTSSLVARLRNADKS; encoded by the coding sequence ATGGCAAAGGTGGCATTTATCGGTCTTGGGGTCATGGGATACCCGATGGCCGGGTTTTTGAAGACCAAGGGCGGCCATGACGTCACGGTCTACAACCGCACAACTGCGAAGGCAGAAAAATGGGCGGCAGAATATGGTGGCGCGTTCGCGAAAACCCCGCAGGAAGCGGCTGAGGGGTGTGATTTTGTCTTCTGTTGTGTTGGCAATGACGACGATTTGCGGTCTGTCACGACCGGTCCGGACGGCGCGTTTCACAGCCTCACGGACGGCGCGGTTTTCGTTGACAACACGACAGCTTCCGCAGAAGTCGCCCGCGAACTTTATGAGGCGGCCAAAGCAAAAGGCTGCGGATTTATCGACGCACCTGTGTCGGGCGGCCAGGCCGGTGCTGAAAACGGCGTTTTGACCGTAATGTGCGGCGGGGATCAAGATGTCTTTGACAAAGCCAAACCGGCTATCGATTGCTTTTCCAAATTTGTCGGCCTGATGGGCCCGAGCGGCGCCGGTCAGCTCACCAAGATGTGCAACCAGATCTGCATCGCCGGTCTGGTTCAGGGACTATCTGAAGCCGTCCACTTCGCCGAAAAGGCGGATCTGGACGTGGAAACAGTCATCTCCGCCATTCGCGGCGGCGCAGCACAATCCTGGCAGATGGAAAACCGCTGGGAAACCATGCGTGACGGCAAGTTCGATTATGGTTTTGCGGTCGACTGGATGCGCAAGGACCTGGGTATCTGCCTGAAAACCGCCAGCGACACGGGCGCCCGCCTGCCGGTCACCGCGCTGGTTGACCAGTTTTACGCAGAAGTGCAAGCCATGGGCGGAAACCGGTGGGACACCTCCAGCCTGGTTGCCCGCTTGCGGAACGCTGACAAAAGCTAA
- a CDS encoding DUF302 domain-containing protein, translated as MKTGFTTAAAIAIGAFGLVGTATADAADKADAPDGVTAYSVEAGFEDVRFGLENAIINRGLVIDYTSHIGDMLARTSDDVGGTKQIYANAQAMLFCSADLSRKVMEADPANIAYCPYTLFVYDTPGAEGTVTVGFRRLSETGSDASKAAIGDINALLDAIAQEAVSE; from the coding sequence ATGAAAACGGGTTTTACCACAGCTGCCGCCATCGCGATTGGAGCGTTTGGGCTTGTCGGCACTGCAACGGCCGACGCGGCTGACAAGGCAGATGCTCCGGACGGCGTAACGGCCTATTCGGTTGAGGCGGGCTTCGAAGATGTCCGGTTCGGGCTTGAAAACGCGATCATCAACCGCGGCCTCGTCATCGACTACACCTCCCATATTGGCGACATGCTGGCGCGCACGTCCGACGATGTCGGGGGAACAAAACAGATCTATGCCAACGCCCAGGCGATGTTGTTCTGCTCTGCGGATCTGTCGCGAAAAGTGATGGAAGCCGATCCGGCCAACATCGCCTATTGCCCTTACACATTGTTCGTCTACGACACACCGGGAGCGGAAGGCACCGTCACGGTCGGGTTCCGCCGTTTGTCCGAAACCGGGTCAGACGCGTCGAAAGCCGCGATCGGTGACATCAACGCGCTGCTTGACGCCATTGCGCAGGAAGCTGTGTCCGAGTAA
- a CDS encoding ABC transporter permease has product MNEALTLLSFGEQGWGDTIASGVLITVSLALATLPIGLILGFLIALAKKSSEPSLKLAANIYTTIFRGLPELLTLFLVYFGVQIAIQEFIKLLGYDIYFEVNSFVAGMVALSLVFSSYASEAFLSAFNGIPQGQYEGGYALGLSRYKTMRFIILPQLIRLALPALGNLWLILLKETSLVSVIGLADLVREAGIAARVTKEPFLFFGLVLVIYLLLTMISSVGLLRIERWSKRGDAAR; this is encoded by the coding sequence ATGAATGAAGCTTTGACGCTGTTATCTTTTGGGGAACAAGGCTGGGGTGACACGATTGCCTCAGGTGTGCTGATCACCGTATCGCTGGCGCTCGCAACCTTACCGATCGGGCTTATCCTTGGTTTTCTAATTGCACTGGCCAAAAAATCGTCCGAACCCAGCCTCAAGCTGGCGGCCAACATCTACACAACAATTTTCCGTGGCCTTCCAGAGCTCCTGACCCTGTTCCTCGTCTATTTCGGCGTTCAAATCGCCATCCAGGAATTCATCAAGCTGCTCGGCTATGACATCTATTTCGAGGTCAACTCGTTCGTCGCAGGTATGGTGGCGCTGTCTTTGGTGTTTTCCTCCTATGCCTCCGAAGCCTTCCTGTCCGCGTTCAACGGCATCCCGCAAGGCCAGTATGAAGGCGGTTACGCTCTCGGCCTGTCGCGCTACAAGACAATGCGTTTTATCATCCTGCCGCAGCTGATCCGCCTTGCCTTGCCCGCGCTCGGAAACCTCTGGCTGATCCTCTTGAAGGAAACCTCACTTGTCTCCGTCATCGGCTTGGCTGACCTTGTTCGCGAAGCCGGAATTGCTGCACGTGTGACCAAAGAACCGTTCCTGTTCTTCGGGCTGGTGCTGGTGATCTATCTCCTTCTGACCATGATTTCCTCTGTGGGGCTTCTCCGCATTGAGCGCTGGTCCAAACGGGGAGATGCAGCAAGATGA
- a CDS encoding LysE family translocator, producing MITLALAVFFLIITPGPGVLSVAGVGSAFGFGPGARYIGGLFVGTNLVAIAVVSGMATVILANENIRAGLLIASVLYLLYLAYRIAFAGTRIAFKEAPSAPGFLAGVTLQLVNPKAYAVNTTLLTGFAFLPSSLVAETLLKFLIMNLIWIPIHFGWLYVGMTIHRLNLAPHVQRRVNIAMAISMLIVVGLALLAPK from the coding sequence ATGATCACACTCGCTCTTGCTGTTTTCTTCTTGATCATCACTCCTGGGCCCGGCGTCTTGTCGGTAGCAGGCGTTGGATCTGCGTTCGGTTTTGGTCCCGGCGCTCGCTATATCGGCGGACTGTTTGTCGGCACAAACCTGGTTGCGATCGCCGTCGTGTCTGGCATGGCGACTGTAATCCTGGCGAACGAAAACATTCGCGCAGGTCTGCTGATCGCCTCGGTGCTTTACCTCCTTTACCTCGCCTATCGAATTGCCTTCGCAGGAACCCGTATTGCGTTCAAGGAGGCACCAAGCGCGCCCGGTTTTTTAGCAGGCGTCACGCTCCAGTTGGTCAACCCCAAGGCCTATGCCGTGAACACAACCTTGCTGACGGGATTTGCTTTTTTGCCGTCGAGTTTGGTCGCCGAAACTTTACTCAAGTTCCTGATTATGAACCTGATCTGGATCCCGATTCATTTTGGTTGGTTATATGTTGGAATGACGATCCATCGGCTTAATCTCGCCCCGCATGTGCAACGGCGGGTGAACATCGCCATGGCAATTTCAATGTTGATTGTGGTCGGTCTCGCGTTGCTTGCGCCCAAATAA
- a CDS encoding ABC transporter permease: MIAANPSTGMTRPPPPQKKWTNLRIAGHVLMALWILSGLYLLYFLGSNVASPFFQKYWPEYVDGFIVTIQIVSVSLVLGALLSVPIAAGRASKLKIFSWPAYAYVNFFRGTPLLAQAFMVYYGFGSFSEELKAAGLWWFFRDAWYCVIFTFSLNTAAYQAEILRGAIQNVPKGQWEGGEALGLSRNVIFFKIILPQALMVALRPYGNEIILMIKGSAIASIVTIYDLMGETRRAYSRSYDFQAYIWAAVAYLLIVETLRRIWDKIEARLTRHLKR; encoded by the coding sequence ATGATCGCAGCCAATCCCTCAACCGGCATGACACGCCCGCCACCACCGCAGAAAAAGTGGACCAACCTCCGGATTGCCGGCCATGTGCTGATGGCGCTTTGGATCCTGTCCGGTCTCTATCTGCTGTACTTTCTTGGCTCGAACGTCGCGAGCCCGTTCTTCCAGAAATACTGGCCGGAATATGTTGATGGTTTCATCGTCACGATCCAGATCGTCAGCGTCTCACTGGTGCTGGGGGCGCTGCTGTCGGTGCCGATTGCAGCCGGGCGCGCGTCAAAACTGAAGATCTTCTCCTGGCCGGCCTATGCCTATGTGAACTTCTTCCGTGGCACTCCACTGCTCGCACAGGCGTTCATGGTCTATTACGGCTTTGGGTCTTTCAGTGAGGAACTGAAAGCCGCCGGCCTCTGGTGGTTCTTCCGGGACGCCTGGTACTGTGTGATCTTTACGTTCTCACTGAACACGGCAGCCTATCAGGCCGAGATTTTGCGCGGAGCGATCCAGAACGTGCCGAAAGGCCAATGGGAGGGCGGCGAAGCGCTTGGACTCTCCCGGAACGTGATTTTCTTCAAGATCATCCTGCCTCAGGCCTTGATGGTCGCCTTGCGGCCCTATGGCAACGAAATCATCCTGATGATCAAGGGATCGGCCATTGCCTCGATCGTGACAATCTACGATCTCATGGGCGAAACCCGCCGTGCCTATTCGCGGTCCTACGACTTCCAGGCTTACATCTGGGCGGCGGTTGCCTATCTGTTGATCGTGGAAACGCTGCGCCGGATCTGGGACAAGATTGAAGCACGGCTGACCCGGCATTTGAAGCGATGA
- a CDS encoding glutathione S-transferase family protein has product MAEFELFIGNKNYSTWSFRPWIAMRHKGIAFKETLVPFDFENGNPKFRDFSPSMKVPVLKHGDLTVWDSLAILEYVADCEPETGLWPADPRKRARARSISAEMHSGFPALRAECPMNMRRPAGQRSVSEAVKAEVARILQIWDECLEASGGPFLFGDFTIADAMYAPVVSRFDTYGLSDASVAARYSQTLRGLDAWQAWEADALKETWVVAVDEV; this is encoded by the coding sequence ATGGCCGAATTTGAACTCTTCATCGGGAACAAGAACTATTCGACTTGGTCGTTCCGGCCCTGGATCGCCATGCGGCACAAGGGCATTGCGTTCAAGGAAACACTTGTTCCTTTCGACTTTGAGAACGGCAATCCGAAGTTTCGTGACTTTTCGCCAAGTATGAAAGTTCCTGTGCTGAAGCACGGTGATCTTACGGTCTGGGACAGCCTGGCAATCCTTGAGTATGTTGCCGATTGTGAACCAGAGACGGGGCTTTGGCCGGCGGACCCGAGAAAGCGTGCGCGCGCACGATCAATCTCGGCCGAAATGCACTCAGGCTTTCCGGCGCTGAGAGCCGAATGTCCGATGAACATGCGCCGCCCCGCCGGACAGCGATCCGTCAGCGAGGCCGTCAAGGCGGAGGTCGCCCGGATCCTTCAGATTTGGGATGAGTGTCTCGAGGCCTCTGGCGGACCGTTTTTGTTCGGCGATTTCACAATTGCCGATGCCATGTATGCGCCGGTTGTGAGCCGCTTTGACACATACGGTCTCAGCGATGCGTCTGTTGCCGCGAGATACAGTCAGACCTTGCGCGGGCTTGACGCCTGGCAAGCTTGGGAGGCCGATGCTCTCAAGGAGACATGGGTCGTCGCCGTCGATGAGGTTTGA
- a CDS encoding aromatic ring-hydroxylating oxygenase subunit alpha yields MHSDADILSLLMSRTPGYSLPQAFYADEDVFQADMKHIWHKEWVFAIPSAELPKTGNYVTLEFGAYSIIIVRGADGQVRSFHNSCRHRGSRICSASKGSSPKLVCPYHQWTYELDGKLLWAREMGEDFKPENHGLKPVHCADVSGMVFICLADVAPDISDLKAQASRYLGPHDLSNLKVAHQSTITEKANWKLVLENNRECYHCSGSHPSLCRTFSDDPNLVGGDDSSSSNVGLAHVDRCEKAGLPAKYVINDGEQWRFVRIPFLGDAVSYTMDGKAAVSRRVGSVPFDNAGTCLFFHYPNTWNHFLSDSVLTFSVLPVGPMETRVTTTWLVHKDAQEGVDYDLKRLTEVWVHTNDEDRQIVEENQIGINSPAYEPGPYSPVQESGVIQFVDWYAQTLEKGLVRRFRVAAE; encoded by the coding sequence ATGCACAGCGACGCTGATATTCTTTCGCTTCTCATGTCCCGGACCCCCGGCTATTCCCTGCCGCAGGCCTTCTACGCCGACGAGGACGTGTTTCAGGCGGACATGAAACACATCTGGCACAAGGAGTGGGTGTTTGCGATCCCATCTGCGGAATTGCCGAAAACCGGGAATTACGTGACGCTCGAATTCGGCGCCTATTCGATCATCATCGTGCGCGGCGCGGATGGTCAGGTCCGCAGCTTCCATAACTCCTGCCGGCACCGCGGCAGCCGCATTTGCTCGGCTTCCAAGGGAAGTTCTCCGAAGCTCGTATGCCCTTATCACCAGTGGACATATGAGCTTGACGGCAAGCTCTTGTGGGCGCGGGAGATGGGAGAAGACTTCAAGCCTGAAAATCACGGATTGAAGCCGGTTCATTGCGCCGATGTGTCGGGCATGGTGTTCATCTGCCTTGCAGACGTTGCCCCCGACATCTCTGACCTCAAGGCTCAAGCTTCCCGATATCTTGGGCCGCATGACCTCTCTAACCTCAAGGTGGCACATCAGTCGACGATCACAGAGAAGGCCAACTGGAAGCTGGTACTTGAGAACAACCGCGAATGCTATCACTGCTCCGGTTCGCACCCGTCACTCTGCCGGACCTTTTCTGACGATCCGAACCTTGTTGGCGGAGACGATTCCAGCAGTTCCAATGTGGGCTTGGCGCATGTCGATCGCTGCGAAAAAGCCGGCTTGCCTGCCAAATACGTGATCAACGACGGCGAACAGTGGCGGTTCGTCCGCATTCCATTCCTTGGGGACGCGGTGAGCTACACGATGGACGGCAAGGCTGCGGTCTCCCGCCGGGTTGGATCTGTCCCGTTCGACAACGCCGGAACCTGCCTGTTTTTCCATTATCCAAACACTTGGAACCACTTCCTCTCCGACAGTGTCCTGACCTTTAGCGTGCTCCCGGTCGGGCCGATGGAAACACGGGTCACGACGACGTGGCTGGTGCACAAGGATGCCCAGGAAGGCGTCGACTATGATCTGAAGCGGCTGACCGAGGTTTGGGTGCACACCAACGACGAAGACCGGCAAATTGTCGAAGAGAACCAGATTGGTATCAACTCTCCGGCCTATGAACCCGGACCATATTCTCCTGTTCAGGAGAGCGGCGTGATCCAGTTTGTCGACTGGTATGCCCAGACCCTTGAAAAGGGTTTGGTGCGCCGGTTTCGTGTGGCGGCGGAGTAA
- a CDS encoding DNA alkylation repair protein — translation MSRRPKPSGEDWSLDRVLDTLTALGSEKNRAGMARFGIDTSRAFGVPMAELRPLARRIGKQESLADELWASGYHEARLLAILIIPPVNLTDARALHWLSEIRSWDHSDQLTNVLARREGSDALIAPLAANEKEFLRRAAFALIAWRAVHAKKSPDTEFLSYLPLIRTAASDPRNFVWKAVHWALRQIGKRSSSLHGPALKLAEELFEDQNKTVKRVGREAFRELNSDKVRQRLSISKD, via the coding sequence GTGTCCCGCCGCCCAAAACCATCAGGTGAAGACTGGTCTCTCGACCGTGTTCTGGACACCTTGACGGCCTTGGGCTCAGAAAAAAACCGCGCCGGCATGGCGCGGTTCGGCATTGATACGTCCAGGGCCTTCGGCGTTCCAATGGCAGAACTTCGCCCCCTGGCGCGGCGCATCGGCAAACAGGAAAGCCTGGCCGATGAGCTTTGGGCCAGCGGATATCATGAAGCGCGTCTGCTCGCTATTTTGATCATTCCACCAGTGAACTTGACGGATGCGCGCGCCCTGCATTGGCTGTCCGAAATCAGGTCCTGGGACCACAGCGATCAGTTGACCAACGTCCTTGCACGGCGCGAAGGGTCAGACGCCTTGATCGCGCCCCTCGCCGCCAACGAGAAAGAGTTCCTCCGGCGTGCAGCCTTCGCGCTGATCGCTTGGCGGGCCGTTCACGCCAAGAAATCCCCGGACACCGAATTCCTCAGCTACCTGCCACTGATCAGAACAGCTGCCAGCGACCCCCGAAATTTTGTCTGGAAGGCGGTGCATTGGGCCTTGCGCCAGATCGGAAAGCGGTCTTCCAGTTTGCACGGCCCTGCCCTTAAGCTTGCCGAAGAGCTTTTTGAAGATCAGAACAAAACCGTGAAGCGGGTCGGACGCGAAGCGTTTCGGGAACTGAACTCCGACAAGGTGCGCCAGCGCCTTTCAATCAGCAAAGACTGA
- a CDS encoding trans-sulfuration enzyme family protein — protein sequence MSSHKPPLHADTLLAHGGGGFDAATGAVVPPIPVATTFVRDENYALISDGHLYSRDDNDLFRKTENLLATLENGAGSRLFSSGMAAVAAVARVVKPGGTLMAQSGIYWGTTLFLREHCARNNIALVECDASDLATFSDELAITKPDLVWLEVPSNPYLKVADIEKAAALCKTAGALLAVDATAATPLILKPLTLGADLVMHSATKALNGHSDLLGGVITARDAKSEAWDLIKAERKMAGAVMGSFEAWLLLRGLRTLSLRVERMNANAQALADHLETHSKIEKVLYPGLPGHTDHTVAKAQMAGGYGSLMSVQTKGGKEEALKVTGALKLFQRATSLGGTESLIEHRRSIEGETSGIPGNLLRLSLGIEHIDDLIADFDAALKTI from the coding sequence ATGTCCTCACACAAACCACCGCTTCACGCTGACACGCTCCTCGCCCATGGCGGCGGAGGGTTCGATGCCGCGACCGGGGCTGTTGTGCCTCCCATTCCGGTGGCAACAACATTTGTGCGGGACGAAAACTACGCCTTGATAAGCGACGGGCACCTTTATAGCCGGGACGACAATGACCTCTTCCGCAAGACGGAAAATCTGCTCGCAACGCTGGAAAACGGCGCGGGAAGCCGGCTGTTCTCTTCAGGCATGGCCGCAGTTGCAGCTGTTGCGCGTGTCGTAAAACCCGGCGGCACTTTGATGGCCCAATCCGGGATTTATTGGGGAACAACGCTGTTCCTGCGCGAACATTGCGCCCGCAACAACATCGCACTGGTTGAGTGCGATGCGAGCGATCTCGCCACCTTCAGCGACGAACTGGCGATCACCAAACCCGACCTTGTCTGGCTTGAGGTTCCAAGCAACCCGTACCTCAAGGTCGCCGACATCGAGAAAGCCGCGGCACTCTGTAAAACAGCTGGCGCACTGCTTGCGGTCGACGCCACAGCCGCGACCCCGTTGATCTTAAAGCCCCTCACACTTGGAGCGGATCTGGTCATGCATTCGGCAACAAAAGCGCTGAACGGACACTCCGACCTGCTTGGCGGTGTCATCACCGCACGCGATGCCAAGTCCGAAGCCTGGGACTTGATCAAGGCGGAACGCAAGATGGCCGGTGCCGTGATGGGGTCGTTCGAAGCCTGGCTGCTGCTGCGGGGCCTCAGAACCCTGAGCCTCCGCGTTGAACGCATGAATGCCAACGCACAGGCTTTGGCGGACCACCTTGAGACACACTCGAAGATCGAGAAAGTTCTTTATCCCGGGCTTCCCGGCCACACAGACCACACGGTTGCCAAGGCACAGATGGCGGGCGGATATGGATCTCTGATGTCCGTTCAGACCAAGGGTGGCAAAGAGGAAGCGCTCAAAGTCACCGGAGCCCTGAAGCTTTTCCAGCGGGCAACATCGCTGGGCGGTACGGAAAGCCTCATCGAGCACCGCCGTTCGATTGAAGGCGAAACCTCCGGCATTCCTGGAAACCTCCTGCGCCTTTCGCTTGGCATTGAACATATCGATGATCTGATCGCCGACTTCGATGCGGCACTGAAGACGATCTAA
- a CDS encoding ABC transporter substrate-binding protein, translating to MRFVRMAAAAVAVLATVGGATAKDWSKVRIGTEGAYPPFNSLTADGQLVGFDIDIANALCEEMKVECEFVTQDWDGMIPALQAGKYDAIIASMSITEERKQKVDFTNKYYNTPPSIGVPKDTKLTGVTKEDLSGILLGAQSSTTHSNYAEAHFPDAELKLYPTADEYKLDLENGRIDAVIEDVVVLSDWLATDNGACCKVLSTLKSDPVINGEGAGIALRKGEDELKDKFNAAIEAILANGKYKEINDKYFSFDVYGG from the coding sequence ATGCGTTTTGTGCGTATGGCCGCAGCTGCGGTTGCAGTCCTGGCCACGGTTGGTGGCGCAACTGCAAAAGACTGGTCCAAGGTCCGCATCGGAACTGAGGGCGCCTACCCTCCGTTCAACTCCCTGACCGCTGACGGTCAGCTTGTTGGCTTCGACATCGATATCGCCAACGCTCTTTGCGAAGAAATGAAGGTCGAGTGCGAATTCGTCACTCAGGACTGGGACGGCATGATCCCGGCACTGCAGGCTGGCAAATACGACGCCATCATCGCGTCCATGTCGATCACCGAAGAGCGCAAGCAGAAGGTCGACTTCACCAACAAGTATTACAACACCCCGCCGTCAATCGGTGTTCCGAAAGACACCAAGCTGACAGGTGTTACCAAGGAAGACCTGAGCGGCATTCTTCTTGGTGCACAGTCCTCCACGACCCACTCCAACTATGCCGAAGCACACTTCCCGGATGCCGAGCTGAAGCTGTATCCGACTGCTGATGAGTACAAGCTGGATCTCGAAAACGGCCGTATCGACGCTGTGATCGAAGACGTTGTGGTTCTGTCAGACTGGCTCGCAACCGACAACGGTGCATGCTGTAAAGTTCTGAGCACGCTGAAATCCGATCCGGTCATCAACGGTGAAGGCGCTGGCATCGCGCTCCGCAAGGGCGAAGATGAGCTGAAAGATAAATTCAACGCAGCGATTGAAGCCATCCTTGCGAACGGAAAGTACAAAGAAATCAACGATAAGTACTTCTCCTTCGACGTATACGGCGGCTAA
- a CDS encoding LysR substrate-binding domain-containing protein has protein sequence MDWRNMPPLNSLRAFATVAESKSLSAAGRELNVTHAAISQQVRALEKHLGLPLVTRAGRGIDLTDEGRQLYEGLRKGFETIGETVEAIGTSGEARPLNITMTPSFAVSWLMPRINDFRHKHPDIELMLNPSADVTELAPGGTDLAIRFGRGNWPGLEAELFLATNFVVVGANCLIGDRKMDKPEDILEFPWLQEYGTNELALWLEKQGVVPKNKLSVTHLPGYMVLEGLRRGEGISATAKTFIQPDIDAGNLKVLFEEGVYPGTGYHLVTRPGVKRPALKSFISWLRSMMQE, from the coding sequence ATGGATTGGCGCAATATGCCCCCGCTCAACAGCCTTCGCGCGTTTGCAACTGTCGCAGAAAGCAAAAGCCTGTCCGCTGCCGGACGCGAGTTGAACGTCACACATGCAGCGATCAGCCAGCAGGTTCGGGCTCTGGAGAAACACCTTGGCCTCCCGCTCGTTACTCGGGCAGGGCGTGGAATTGATCTCACAGACGAAGGACGGCAGCTCTATGAGGGCCTTCGGAAGGGGTTTGAAACGATCGGCGAAACCGTTGAGGCCATTGGCACGAGCGGAGAGGCCCGCCCGCTGAACATCACGATGACCCCCTCATTTGCAGTGAGTTGGTTGATGCCAAGGATCAATGATTTCCGGCATAAGCATCCCGATATTGAATTGATGCTCAATCCCAGCGCTGATGTGACTGAGTTGGCGCCGGGCGGTACTGATCTTGCCATTCGCTTCGGGAGGGGCAATTGGCCGGGACTGGAGGCCGAATTGTTCTTGGCAACGAATTTTGTGGTTGTCGGCGCGAATTGTCTAATCGGCGACCGGAAAATGGATAAACCGGAAGACATTCTGGAGTTTCCCTGGCTCCAGGAATACGGGACCAACGAATTGGCTCTCTGGCTGGAAAAGCAGGGTGTCGTTCCAAAAAACAAGCTGAGCGTCACCCACTTGCCTGGCTATATGGTGTTGGAAGGTCTCCGAAGGGGAGAAGGCATTTCCGCGACCGCAAAAACCTTCATTCAGCCAGACATTGATGCCGGCAATTTGAAGGTGCTCTTTGAAGAGGGTGTTTACCCGGGAACCGGATATCATCTGGTCACCCGACCGGGCGTAAAGCGACCCGCCCTGAAGAGCTTTATCAGCTGGCTCCGCTCGATGATGCAGGAATGA
- a CDS encoding hybrid-cluster NAD(P)-dependent oxidoreductase, which yields MAMIPMPDKDTPVWTDAEMLECVNVLPEAPNVKTFTFRPPSGNRFVYKAGQFITLDLPVPGGNVQRTYTISSSPVTQAYLSVTVKAQEGSIGTRWMLGHLVPGMQIKAFGPAGLFHLPSNPDGKFLFISAGSGVTPMMSMAGTLFERGEEPDICFIQCANRPAELIFRKRLEYMACRTNGLQLHFVVNQSDPYEVWTGYRGYFNQLMLGLMCNDYLERDVYCCGPEGFMEGVREILNALGYDMDRYHQESFQAPAETKEELTEFDDVVPQEDTKAHIVFTGSNVSAWCSETDTVLAVAKEAGLNIPSGCTFGVCGTCKVKKVSGDVHMVHSGGISDEDVEDGFILACCSNPIGTVEVEV from the coding sequence ATGGCGATGATCCCGATGCCGGACAAGGACACTCCTGTCTGGACCGATGCCGAGATGCTGGAATGCGTGAACGTTTTGCCGGAGGCACCGAACGTAAAGACCTTCACATTCCGCCCGCCGTCCGGCAACCGCTTCGTTTATAAGGCCGGCCAGTTCATCACGCTTGACCTGCCGGTTCCCGGCGGAAACGTGCAGCGCACCTACACGATTTCATCATCGCCAGTCACACAGGCCTATCTGTCCGTGACTGTGAAGGCACAGGAAGGCAGCATCGGGACGCGCTGGATGCTTGGTCATCTGGTTCCTGGCATGCAGATCAAGGCCTTTGGGCCTGCGGGCCTGTTTCATTTACCGTCTAATCCTGACGGCAAATTCCTGTTCATTTCCGCAGGATCTGGTGTGACGCCTATGATGTCGATGGCGGGCACGTTGTTCGAGCGTGGTGAAGAGCCGGACATCTGCTTCATTCAGTGCGCCAACCGGCCGGCAGAGCTGATTTTCCGCAAGCGCCTTGAATATATGGCGTGCCGGACCAACGGTCTGCAGCTGCATTTCGTGGTCAATCAAAGCGATCCTTACGAGGTTTGGACCGGCTATCGCGGTTACTTCAACCAACTGATGCTTGGTTTGATGTGCAACGACTATCTGGAACGCGATGTCTATTGCTGCGGTCCTGAAGGGTTCATGGAAGGTGTGCGTGAGATCCTGAATGCGCTCGGTTACGACATGGACCGGTATCACCAGGAAAGCTTCCAGGCTCCGGCGGAAACCAAGGAAGAGCTCACCGAGTTCGACGACGTGGTCCCGCAGGAAGACACCAAGGCGCATATCGTCTTTACCGGCTCCAACGTGTCGGCCTGGTGTTCTGAGACGGATACGGTTTTGGCTGTTGCCAAGGAGGCCGGGCTGAACATTCCGTCCGGTTGCACGTTCGGCGTTTGCGGTACCTGCAAGGTCAAGAAAGTGTCCGGCGACGTGCATATGGTGCACTCCGGTGGCATCAGCGATGAGGACGTCGAGGATGGCTTCATCCTTGCCTGTTGCTCCAATCCGATTGGCACGGTCGAGGTCGAAGTCTAG